From a region of the Chloroflexota bacterium genome:
- a CDS encoding NAD(P)H-dependent oxidoreductase subunit E, whose amino-acid sequence MSQPETLDLAPLDEVIDEFAGAKGALIPILQRAQEIFGYLPPEVLKHIAERTRTPLSQVYGVVTFYAQFYLTRRGKYIIRQCDGTACHVRGAAKIIDAVERELGIRAGETSPDYKYTFEVVYCLGSCGLSPVAVINEKVHGRLTPEEMIRTIRELK is encoded by the coding sequence ATGAGCCAACCTGAAACCCTGGACTTGGCGCCGCTGGACGAGGTCATTGACGAATTCGCCGGAGCCAAAGGGGCCCTGATTCCAATCTTGCAGCGGGCTCAGGAGATTTTCGGCTACCTTCCGCCAGAGGTGCTCAAACACATTGCGGAGCGCACCCGCACACCGCTCAGCCAAGTGTATGGCGTCGTAACGTTCTATGCCCAGTTCTACCTCACGCGGCGCGGGAAGTACATCATCCGCCAGTGCGACGGGACCGCGTGCCATGTGCGCGGCGCGGCCAAGATCATTGACGCCGTGGAGCGCGAGTTAGGCATCCGCGCGGGCGAGACGTCGCCCGACTACAAGTACACGTTTGAAGTGGTCTATTGTCTGGGTTCCTGCGGATTGTCGCCGGTGGCGGTCATCAACGAGAAGGTGCATGGCCGCCTGACGCCCGAGGAGATGATCCGCACGATCCGTGAGTTGAAGTAG
- a CDS encoding ATP-binding protein, with protein sequence MRELSLHVLDVMENAVEAGATRIEVRIDEDLGADRLVIEVADNGRGMSKEMTQRALDPFFTTRETRHVGLGLPLFAAAAQRCDGDLTIESEPGRGTRVRATFRHSHLDRAPLGDMPSALMAILLSGRPVDVAYTHRVGEAEFSFDSADVRRELGDIPLTHPAVRQWLWQTLREGEESLHAHRSQQS encoded by the coding sequence GTGCGAGAACTTTCCCTTCATGTGCTGGATGTGATGGAGAACGCCGTAGAGGCAGGCGCAACGCGCATTGAGGTGCGCATTGACGAGGACTTGGGAGCGGACCGATTGGTCATTGAGGTTGCCGACAACGGGCGCGGGATGAGCAAGGAGATGACGCAGCGCGCGCTGGACCCCTTCTTCACCACGCGGGAGACCCGCCACGTGGGGTTGGGGCTTCCCCTGTTCGCCGCGGCCGCCCAACGCTGTGACGGCGACCTGACGATTGAGTCGGAGCCGGGCCGGGGGACGCGCGTGAGGGCCACGTTTCGGCATAGCCACCTAGACCGCGCCCCGCTCGGCGACATGCCGTCTGCTCTCATGGCGATTCTCCTGTCGGGGCGCCCTGTTGATGTGGCGTACACGCACCGGGTCGGCGAAGCCGAGTTCTCCTTTGACTCGGCAGACGTGCGGCGCGAACTGGGAGACATCCCGCTGACACATCCGGCCGTGCGGCAATGGCTGTGGCAGACGCTGCGTGAAGGGGAAGAAAGCCTGCACGCCCACCGATCCCAACAGTCGTAA
- a CDS encoding imidazolonepropionase, producing MEADLLIVNASELLTLVSGGSPRRGPDMNDLGLIPWGAVAIRDGLIVSVGPTDELRRTVHAERTLDAGGRVVMPGFVDPHTHLVYAGHRADEFEMRLQGASYMEIMAAGGGIMNTVRATRAASVDDLVRESMPRLRRMLEHGTTTAEAKTGYGLTTADEIKMLHAIAALNCAQPVELVPTFLGAHAIPAEYKGDAEGFVRLVADEMLPAVAALPAESRPRFCDVFCEDGAFTLEQSRRILERAKGLGLGLKIHVDEFKALGGTALAVELGAVSADHLVATPEDEVRLLAQSDVIAVSLPGTPFGLGHREYTPARALVAQGGALALATDLNPGTCPCESMQFIIALACRAMRLTPAEAIVAATINAAHAIGMGHRVGSLEAGKQADILIMDVPTYRMLAYRFGTNMVRVVIKRGTVCLGAGDEQ from the coding sequence GTGGAAGCCGACCTACTTATCGTCAACGCAAGCGAATTGCTGACCCTGGTGTCGGGGGGAAGCCCCCGGCGCGGGCCGGACATGAACGACCTGGGCCTCATCCCCTGGGGCGCGGTGGCCATCCGCGATGGTCTCATCGTGTCCGTTGGCCCCACCGACGAACTCCGGCGCACCGTCCACGCCGAGCGGACACTGGACGCGGGCGGGCGCGTGGTCATGCCCGGATTCGTGGACCCGCATACGCACCTGGTGTACGCGGGCCACCGCGCCGACGAGTTTGAGATGCGGTTGCAGGGCGCTTCGTACATGGAGATCATGGCGGCGGGTGGCGGCATCATGAATACCGTGCGCGCCACCCGCGCCGCATCGGTGGACGACCTGGTGCGCGAGTCCATGCCTCGCCTGCGCCGAATGCTGGAGCACGGCACCACAACCGCCGAGGCCAAGACCGGCTACGGGCTGACCACCGCCGACGAGATCAAGATGTTGCACGCCATTGCGGCGCTGAACTGCGCGCAGCCCGTGGAACTGGTGCCCACGTTCCTGGGCGCGCACGCCATCCCCGCCGAGTACAAGGGCGACGCCGAGGGGTTCGTGCGCCTGGTAGCGGACGAGATGCTGCCGGCGGTGGCGGCGCTGCCCGCCGAATCGCGCCCGCGCTTCTGCGATGTGTTCTGCGAAGATGGGGCTTTCACGCTGGAGCAGAGCCGCCGCATCCTGGAGCGAGCAAAGGGGTTGGGGCTTGGCCTCAAGATTCACGTGGACGAGTTCAAGGCGCTGGGCGGCACGGCCCTGGCCGTGGAACTGGGCGCGGTGTCGGCGGACCACCTGGTGGCCACGCCGGAGGACGAGGTGCGACTGCTGGCGCAGTCGGACGTCATCGCCGTGTCGCTCCCCGGGACGCCCTTCGGCCTGGGGCATCGCGAGTACACGCCGGCCCGCGCGCTTGTGGCCCAGGGGGGCGCGCTGGCCCTGGCCACAGACCTGAACCCGGGCACGTGTCCCTGCGAGTCCATGCAGTTCATCATCGCCCTGGCGTGCCGGGCCATGCGGCTGACGCCTGCCGAGGCCATTGTCGCCGCCACAATCAACGCGGCCCACGCCATCGGCATGGGCCACCGAGTCGGCAGCCTGGAAGCGGGCAAGCAGGCCGACATCCTCATCATGGATGTGCCCACGTATCGGATGCTGGCGTACCGCTTCGGAACGAACATGGTGCGGGTGGTGATAAAGCGGGGGACGGTTTGTTTGGGGGCGGGCGACGAGCAGTGA
- a CDS encoding serine kinase produces MTLSEIVRKLSLEVAGSEGNLERRVVAGYASDLLSCAMNRAKKDYVWVTLQSHANVVAVASLLDLAAVIITEGNRPDEETLARAQQEGVSLLLTPKTTFTVVGELSALGVRGEPEPSS; encoded by the coding sequence ATCACCCTATCGGAAATCGTGCGGAAACTCTCTCTGGAAGTGGCGGGGAGCGAGGGGAACCTGGAGCGGCGCGTTGTAGCCGGATATGCGTCGGACCTGCTCAGTTGCGCCATGAACCGCGCCAAGAAGGACTACGTCTGGGTTACGCTGCAATCGCACGCCAACGTGGTCGCGGTGGCGAGCCTATTGGACCTGGCCGCGGTCATCATCACCGAGGGCAATCGGCCCGACGAGGAGACCCTCGCACGCGCGCAACAGGAAGGCGTCAGCCTGCTGCTCACACCCAAGACGACGTTCACCGTCGTGGGCGAATTGTCCGCCCTGGGCGTGCGCGGCGAGCCGGAACCGTCGTCGTAG
- a CDS encoding (2Fe-2S) ferredoxin domain-containing protein: MPKIKSLEELKRIREEAQKDLRVRTETGTRIIIGMGTCGIAAGARDVMHAILKELERRDIEAHVETVGCIGMCAKEPLVDIEQAGKPRVTYANVTPDMVPRLIEEHLVHGHVVQEWALGRLDSKGIQ, from the coding sequence ATGCCCAAGATCAAAAGCCTGGAGGAACTCAAGAGAATCCGCGAGGAGGCCCAGAAGGACCTCAGGGTCCGCACCGAAACGGGCACCCGCATCATCATCGGCATGGGCACGTGCGGGATCGCCGCGGGCGCCCGCGATGTCATGCACGCCATCCTGAAGGAACTGGAACGGCGGGATATTGAGGCCCACGTGGAGACGGTGGGCTGCATCGGCATGTGCGCGAAGGAGCCCCTGGTGGACATTGAGCAGGCGGGCAAGCCCAGGGTTACCTACGCCAACGTAACCCCCGACATGGTGCCGCGCCTGATTGAGGAGCACCTCGTGCACGGCCACGTCGTCCAGGAATGGGCGCTGGGCCGCCTGGATTCCAAAGGAATCCAGTAG
- a CDS encoding PHP domain-containing protein, translating into MLRPFLADLHIHTVLSACAEVEMIPPLIVRRACRLGLGIIAVTDHNACANAEAVIRAADGTGLAVLPGMELQTREEVHLLCLFDTVEQCGQWQEEVWRALPPLANREEFFGPQYVVDAEGEWVRTEERLLAASADIGLERAVARVHALGGLAIPAHVDRPSFSLLANLGMVPANLGADALEVTARFQPEAGFSQWPELRAWPLVVNGDAHRLSEIRNRTLFKVAAPTVYELSLALRGVEGRKVAVDWHPTQS; encoded by the coding sequence ATGCTGCGACCGTTTCTCGCAGACTTGCACATTCACACGGTGCTTTCGGCGTGCGCCGAGGTGGAGATGATCCCGCCGCTCATCGTCAGGCGCGCGTGTCGCCTGGGCCTGGGGATCATCGCGGTTACCGATCACAACGCCTGCGCCAACGCCGAGGCCGTCATCCGCGCAGCCGACGGGACCGGCCTGGCCGTGCTCCCTGGCATGGAACTCCAGACCCGCGAGGAAGTCCACCTCCTGTGCCTGTTTGACACGGTGGAGCAGTGCGGGCAGTGGCAGGAAGAGGTCTGGCGTGCGCTGCCGCCGCTAGCCAACCGCGAGGAGTTCTTCGGGCCGCAGTATGTGGTGGACGCGGAGGGCGAATGGGTGCGCACCGAGGAGCGCCTGCTGGCGGCGTCGGCCGACATCGGCCTGGAGCGGGCCGTCGCGCGGGTGCACGCGCTGGGGGGGCTGGCGATACCGGCGCACGTGGACCGGCCGTCCTTCAGCCTGCTGGCGAACCTGGGCATGGTGCCGGCGAACCTCGGCGCCGACGCGCTGGAGGTTACGGCCAGGTTTCAGCCGGAGGCGGGCTTCTCGCAGTGGCCCGAATTGCGGGCCTGGCCCCTTGTGGTCAACGGAGATGCCCATAGGCTGAGCGAGATTCGGAATCGCACCCTGTTCAAAGTGGCTGCGCCGACCGTTTACGAACTTTCCCTGGCTCTTCGGGGCGTGGAGGGCCGGAAAGTAGCAGTGGACTGGCACCCAACCCAATCGTAG
- a CDS encoding CBS domain-containing protein, translating to MSQVPQITRIQELIYELPIERVMTKNVITVAPDTTMSELKEILRINRISGTPVLEGGRLVGIVSIEDLIKALEKGDIHAPVRERMATRIITVQARESVVEAVKKFAQYKVGRLPVVNEHGDLVGILTGGDITRGLLEAIGLDYHAEEISRYRARHIFEDIVSDRTGLILRYRIKARDFSGGGGASSKIKRALDRLGAPPMIQRRVAIAAYEAEMNLIIHTDNGGELIAEIQPEVIRIVATDNGPGIPDIEQAMQPGFSTAPNWIRELGFGAGMGLANIKKCSDSMKLESQVGVGTRLEIVIKVSPVISSGNSVSEPAASDGKEKP from the coding sequence GTGTCGCAGGTCCCTCAGATCACAAGGATACAGGAACTTATCTACGAACTGCCGATAGAGCGGGTGATGACCAAGAACGTCATCACCGTGGCTCCCGATACGACCATGAGCGAACTCAAGGAGATCCTCAGGATCAACCGCATATCGGGCACGCCGGTGCTGGAAGGCGGCCGGCTCGTCGGGATTGTCTCCATTGAGGATCTCATCAAGGCGCTGGAGAAGGGCGACATTCACGCGCCCGTGCGGGAGCGGATGGCTACGCGCATCATCACGGTGCAGGCCAGAGAGTCCGTGGTGGAGGCGGTGAAGAAATTCGCCCAGTACAAGGTGGGGCGGCTGCCGGTCGTCAACGAGCACGGGGACCTGGTGGGCATCCTGACCGGCGGCGACATCACCCGCGGGCTGCTGGAAGCCATCGGGCTGGACTATCACGCGGAGGAGATCAGTCGCTACCGCGCCCGGCACATCTTTGAGGACATCGTATCGGACCGGACCGGGCTGATCCTGCGCTATCGCATCAAGGCGCGGGACTTCAGCGGCGGCGGCGGCGCGTCCAGCAAGATCAAGCGGGCGCTGGATCGTCTGGGGGCTCCGCCCATGATCCAGAGACGGGTGGCCATCGCCGCCTACGAAGCCGAGATGAACCTGATCATTCACACGGACAACGGAGGCGAACTCATCGCGGAAATCCAGCCGGAAGTCATCCGCATCGTTGCGACGGACAACGGCCCGGGCATCCCGGACATTGAGCAGGCCATGCAGCCCGGGTTCTCCACCGCGCCGAACTGGATTCGCGAGTTGGGATTTGGCGCCGGCATGGGCCTGGCCAACATCAAAAAGTGCTCCGACTCCATGAAGTTGGAGTCGCAGGTGGGCGTGGGCACGCGGCTGGAAATCGTCATCAAAGTGTCGCCTGTCATCAGCAGCGGTAATTCCGTAAGCGAGCCCGCTGCAAGCGACGGCAAGGAGAAACCGTGA